A region of bacterium DNA encodes the following proteins:
- the lepA gene encoding translation elongation factor 4 encodes MPPITPDQIPQERIRNFCIVAHIDHGKSTLADRLLEACHAVSEREMRDQVLDSMDLERERGITIKASAVRLLYEANDGQTYLLNLIDTPGHVDFGYEVSRALHACEGAVLLVDVSQGVEAQTVANVYLAVNEGLEIIPAVNKVDLANFEPGLALGEMETLFGFERDSVLFTSGKSGQGVPELLEAIVQRVPPPQGDPQDPLKALIFDSKFDPHRGAYAYIRVFEGSVKPGDEILMMANGHEFTVTEVGVFSPGMTPVKTLQSGHVGYLAANIKTVADCRVGDTITSAGNPAHEALPGYREPQPMVYCGLYPSENADYQSLKDALEKFSLNDAALHYEPETSAALGFGFRCGFLGLLHMEIVQERLEREYDLDLVATAPSVVYQVLTRKGDLLEIDNPAKFPTPDVIEEILEPIVTATIMTPHRHVGPLMKISEERRGVFGEMEYLYADRVALHYRLPLAEIIVDYFDQLKSVSRGYATLDYELAGFEPGDLVKVDIQINGEPVDALAIITHRAFADRRGRQICQKLKGAIPRQMFEVRMQAAIGGKVIASTRNAPMRKNVLEKCYGGDITRKRKLLEKQKEGKKRMKQVGVVEVPQEAFMSILRLDRD; translated from the coding sequence ATGCCACCGATCACACCCGACCAGATCCCGCAGGAGCGCATCCGGAACTTCTGCATCGTGGCCCACATTGACCACGGGAAGTCCACCCTCGCGGACCGCCTGCTGGAGGCCTGCCATGCCGTCTCCGAGCGCGAGATGCGCGACCAGGTGCTCGACTCGATGGACCTGGAGCGCGAGCGCGGCATCACCATCAAGGCCTCCGCCGTCCGCCTGCTCTACGAAGCGAACGACGGGCAGACATACCTGCTGAATCTCATTGACACCCCCGGCCACGTGGACTTCGGCTACGAGGTTAGCCGCGCCCTGCACGCCTGCGAGGGCGCGGTGCTGCTCGTGGACGTCTCCCAGGGCGTCGAGGCGCAGACCGTCGCCAACGTGTACCTGGCCGTCAACGAGGGCCTGGAGATCATCCCGGCGGTCAACAAGGTGGACCTGGCGAACTTCGAGCCCGGCTTGGCCCTCGGCGAGATGGAGACGCTCTTTGGCTTTGAGCGCGACAGCGTGCTGTTCACCAGCGGCAAGAGCGGCCAGGGCGTGCCGGAGCTGCTTGAAGCCATCGTGCAGCGCGTCCCACCGCCGCAGGGCGACCCGCAGGACCCCCTGAAGGCCCTCATCTTCGACTCCAAGTTCGACCCTCATCGCGGGGCCTATGCCTACATCCGCGTCTTCGAGGGCTCCGTCAAGCCCGGCGACGAGATCCTGATGATGGCCAACGGGCATGAGTTCACCGTCACCGAGGTCGGGGTGTTCTCCCCCGGCATGACCCCGGTGAAGACGCTGCAGTCCGGGCATGTGGGGTACCTCGCCGCCAACATCAAGACCGTGGCCGACTGCCGGGTGGGCGACACGATCACCTCGGCCGGCAACCCGGCCCATGAGGCGCTGCCCGGGTATCGCGAGCCGCAGCCGATGGTGTACTGCGGCCTGTACCCCTCCGAGAACGCTGACTACCAGAGCCTCAAGGACGCGCTGGAGAAGTTCTCACTCAATGACGCCGCGCTGCACTACGAGCCGGAGACCTCCGCGGCGCTGGGCTTTGGCTTCCGTTGCGGCTTTCTGGGGCTACTGCACATGGAGATTGTGCAGGAGCGGCTGGAGCGCGAGTACGACCTCGACCTCGTCGCCACCGCCCCGAGCGTCGTCTACCAGGTGCTGACCCGCAAGGGCGATCTGCTGGAGATAGACAATCCGGCCAAGTTCCCGACGCCCGACGTGATCGAGGAGATCCTTGAGCCCATCGTGACGGCGACGATCATGACGCCCCACAGGCACGTGGGGCCGCTGATGAAGATCTCCGAGGAGCGGCGCGGGGTCTTCGGCGAGATGGAGTACCTGTACGCCGACCGCGTGGCCCTGCACTACCGGCTGCCGCTGGCCGAGATCATCGTGGACTACTTCGACCAGCTCAAGAGCGTCAGCCGGGGCTACGCGACGCTGGACTACGAGCTGGCGGGCTTCGAGCCGGGCGACCTGGTGAAGGTGGACATCCAGATCAATGGCGAGCCGGTGGACGCCCTGGCGATCATCACCCACCGGGCTTTCGCGGACCGGCGCGGGCGGCAGATCTGCCAGAAGCTCAAGGGCGCCATCCCGCGCCAGATGTTCGAGGTGCGGATGCAGGCGGCCATCGGCGGCAAGGTGATCGCCTCGACCCGCAACGCCCCGATGCGCAAGAACGTGCTGGAGAAGTGCTACGGGGGCGACATCACGCGCAAGCGCAAGCTGCTGGAGAAGCAGAAAGAGGGCAAGAAGCGCATGAAGCAGGTGGGGGTGGTGGAGGTGCCGCAGGAGGCCTTCATGAGCATCCTGAGGCTGGATCGCGACTAA
- the murJ gene encoding murein biosynthesis integral membrane protein MurJ has translation MDAVPPEERPAASSVARGLAAAAILMVVTTFLSRVTGLLRAMVYSRVFGLNPEFGVFVQAFRIPDLVYFLMAGGALRTGFVPVFAEYLAHGKREAAWRTFSVLLWVLLIFAVLLVGVGMIFAVPLARLVAPGFGEQEIAACARMMRVLFPAELFFVVGGLLQGSLNAHKHFLWPAVGPIIYNCFMITGAILAPYLWGIDTVTYSVVVGAIFSGVLLQIAPLRRFGARVHAVLDLHDDGFRRVIKLALPVIFGLAIAEIVWVIISSLSTMVAGVRGAAIMENANRLWKLPSGTFGAGVAIALFPTLAEKYALNDHRGYVRDFSFGMRNTIFLTLPAILILGLLRVPLVRLLLEGGKFTAQDTQAVAEVLLWLTPGMMALSLVYILTRAFYARHDAMTPVWAGLASVAVCVGAAWPLMRVGMAGLGMATSLSSVANVILLMVLLKKRLGLLDGRHILMSFVRSLPANVFLSACCIILPPLVDRFVGTGGMGKLLSVLLPLSVGLLGFIAIATMSGVEELKTAWGLMSRRGRRAEAVASDE, from the coding sequence ATGGATGCTGTCCCCCCCGAAGAGCGCCCCGCGGCCTCGAGCGTCGCGCGCGGGCTGGCCGCTGCCGCCATCCTCATGGTCGTCACCACCTTCCTCAGCCGCGTGACCGGACTGCTCCGGGCCATGGTGTACTCCCGCGTCTTCGGCCTGAACCCCGAGTTTGGCGTGTTCGTTCAGGCCTTCCGCATCCCCGACCTGGTCTACTTCCTGATGGCCGGCGGGGCGCTGCGCACCGGGTTCGTGCCGGTCTTCGCCGAGTACCTCGCCCACGGCAAGCGCGAGGCCGCCTGGCGCACCTTCAGTGTGCTGCTGTGGGTGCTGCTCATCTTCGCGGTCCTGCTTGTCGGGGTGGGGATGATCTTCGCGGTGCCGCTGGCCCGGCTGGTGGCGCCGGGCTTCGGGGAGCAGGAGATCGCTGCCTGCGCCCGCATGATGCGCGTACTGTTCCCGGCTGAGCTGTTCTTCGTCGTCGGCGGACTGCTACAGGGCTCCCTCAACGCCCACAAACACTTCCTGTGGCCCGCCGTCGGCCCCATCATCTACAACTGCTTCATGATCACCGGCGCCATCCTCGCCCCGTATCTGTGGGGCATAGACACCGTCACGTACTCCGTGGTGGTGGGGGCCATCTTCTCCGGCGTGCTGCTGCAGATCGCGCCCCTGCGCCGCTTTGGCGCGCGCGTCCATGCCGTCCTGGACCTGCACGATGACGGCTTCCGCCGGGTCATCAAGCTGGCCCTGCCGGTGATCTTTGGCCTGGCCATCGCCGAGATCGTCTGGGTCATCATCAGCTCCCTGTCCACGATGGTCGCCGGCGTGCGCGGGGCGGCCATCATGGAGAACGCCAACCGCCTGTGGAAGCTGCCCTCCGGTACGTTCGGGGCCGGCGTAGCGATCGCCCTGTTCCCGACGCTGGCGGAGAAGTACGCCCTGAACGACCACCGCGGCTATGTCCGCGACTTCTCCTTCGGGATGCGCAACACGATCTTCCTGACGCTGCCGGCGATCCTGATCCTGGGCCTGCTGCGGGTGCCGCTGGTACGGCTGCTGCTGGAGGGCGGGAAGTTCACCGCCCAGGACACGCAGGCGGTCGCCGAAGTCCTCCTGTGGCTCACGCCCGGGATGATGGCGCTCTCGCTCGTGTACATCCTCACCCGCGCCTTCTACGCCCGCCATGACGCCATGACGCCGGTGTGGGCGGGGCTGGCCAGCGTCGCCGTGTGCGTTGGGGCGGCCTGGCCGCTGATGCGCGTGGGCATGGCCGGCCTGGGCATGGCCACCTCCCTGTCCAGCGTGGCCAACGTCATCCTGCTGATGGTGCTGCTCAAGAAGCGCCTGGGGCTGCTGGACGGCAGGCACATTCTGATGTCCTTCGTCCGGAGCCTCCCGGCAAATGTCTTCCTGAGCGCCTGTTGTATCATCCTCCCGCCCCTGGTGGACCGGTTCGTCGGTACAGGGGGGATGGGTAAGTTGCTGAGTGTCCTGCTGCCGCTGTCCGTCGGCCTGCTGGGCTTCATTGCCATCGCCACGATGTCGGGGGTGGAGGAGCTGAAGACGGCGTGGGGGCTGATGAGCCGCCGGGGGCGCAGAGCCGAAGCAGTCGCGTCGGATGAGTGA
- the rpsT gene encoding 30S ribosomal protein S20 gives MPQIRAMKKSLRQSHKRTERNRAWKVRGKQARRAVLDNLGQVSAEETAASLREAQKVLDKMAKRGIIHPNTAARRKAALAAKAAAVK, from the coding sequence ATGCCACAAATCCGTGCCATGAAGAAGTCCCTGCGCCAGTCCCACAAGCGGACCGAGCGCAATCGCGCCTGGAAGGTTCGCGGCAAGCAGGCCCGACGCGCCGTGCTGGACAACCTCGGCCAGGTGTCCGCCGAAGAGACCGCCGCCAGCCTCCGCGAGGCCCAGAAGGTCCTCGACAAGATGGCCAAGCGCGGGATCATCCACCCGAACACCGCGGCGCGCCGCAAGGCCGCCCTCGCCGCCAAGGCTGCCGCCGTCAAGTAG
- a CDS encoding amidohydrolase family protein, with product MAVQALVGATMIDGAGAAPVADSVLLIEEGNIVAVGAADVPSDATVIKAAGLTLMPGLIDCHQHTSHRFQALHRLQMNLRRGTTTVAGVTAGPPGVQLRQAIETRIVQGCPRFWVGGVVGATEGHLRWTEQDPSGVYADGPWEVRRGVRRMSAARVDFIKTCASGGFQYADEGVTNADYTLAELTALVEEAHARQKRVIVHAHAQPGLNHAIAAGCDLIHHGALIDDEALAGIRQRGLYYTPTLHITSEPVWSGTHFPEHTRERMKHAHPIHREGVRKAHAMGLHISVGTDGGPGDAAHELMELCACGLSPLEAIVCGTRHSAEALGIADVTGTLEVGKEADLMLVAGDPLQDISCLYDGGSIQMVMRRGVVEYAVGDYHRYWQP from the coding sequence ATGGCAGTGCAGGCCCTTGTCGGCGCCACGATGATAGACGGCGCCGGCGCCGCCCCCGTCGCCGACAGCGTTCTGCTCATCGAGGAGGGCAACATCGTCGCCGTGGGCGCCGCCGACGTCCCCTCCGACGCCACGGTCATCAAGGCGGCCGGCCTGACCCTCATGCCCGGCCTGATTGACTGCCACCAGCACACCAGCCACCGCTTCCAGGCGCTGCACCGGCTGCAGATGAATCTGCGGCGCGGGACGACGACCGTCGCCGGCGTGACCGCCGGACCGCCCGGCGTGCAGTTGCGCCAGGCCATCGAGACGCGCATCGTGCAGGGCTGCCCGCGCTTCTGGGTCGGGGGCGTCGTCGGCGCCACCGAGGGTCACCTGCGCTGGACAGAGCAGGACCCCTCAGGCGTGTATGCCGATGGTCCGTGGGAGGTCCGCCGGGGCGTGCGCCGCATGTCGGCGGCTCGGGTGGACTTCATCAAGACTTGCGCCTCCGGCGGCTTCCAGTATGCCGATGAGGGTGTCACGAACGCGGACTACACTCTCGCCGAGCTGACGGCCCTGGTTGAGGAGGCCCACGCGCGCCAGAAGCGCGTCATCGTCCACGCCCATGCCCAGCCCGGCCTCAACCACGCCATCGCCGCCGGCTGCGACCTCATCCACCACGGCGCCCTCATTGATGACGAGGCCCTGGCCGGCATCAGGCAGCGAGGCCTGTACTACACGCCCACCCTACACATCACCAGCGAGCCGGTCTGGAGCGGCACCCACTTCCCCGAGCACACCCGCGAGCGCATGAAGCACGCCCACCCGATCCACCGCGAGGGCGTGCGCAAGGCTCACGCCATGGGCCTGCACATCAGCGTCGGCACCGACGGCGGCCCCGGCGACGCCGCCCACGAGCTGATGGAGCTATGCGCCTGCGGTCTCTCCCCGCTGGAGGCCATTGTCTGCGGCACGCGCCACTCGGCGGAGGCGCTGGGAATCGCCGACGTCACGGGCACGCTGGAGGTCGGCAAGGAAGCTGATCTGATGCTTGTGGCGGGCGATCCGCTGCAGGACATCTCCTGTCTGTACGACGGCGGCAGCATCCAAATGGTCATGCGGCGCGGGGTCGTGGAGTACGCCGTAGGCGACTACCACCGCTACTGGCAGCCCTGA